One window from the genome of Haloprofundus halobius encodes:
- the glmM gene encoding phosphoglucosamine mutase — MFGTSGIRGAVGDDVTGELALAVGRALAAEGDDHVVLGRDARESGAFLANAVAAGAQECGTDVTRVGVASTPTIARSVAEFDADAGVVITASHNPATDNGIKLWTPSGQAFDAERRAAIEERISEESFERADWKGVGVERERTDAIENHVSAIVAAVDLDGGLSVVVDAGNGPGALTADALSELGCGVTTLNAQPDGSFPGRPSEPTAENCQTLCSVVASTDADLGIAHDGDADRMMAVTENGEFVPGDHLLALFGRRAAGDGERVAAPLNTSLAVDDALSPQGATVERTPVGDVYVAEAASSPAVAFGGEPSGAWIWPDETLCPDGPLAAVKLAELVSAEGSLETLLGELPRYPTLRDSVEVEDKTAAMAAVARRVHDEFDEVDEMDGVRVALEDGWFLVRASGTQPLVRVTAEARDETRAQELFDEAYAMVADAANAAE, encoded by the coding sequence ATGTTCGGAACCAGCGGGATCCGTGGAGCAGTCGGAGACGACGTGACGGGGGAGTTAGCCCTCGCCGTCGGTCGGGCCCTCGCCGCGGAGGGCGACGACCACGTCGTCCTCGGACGCGACGCCCGAGAAAGCGGTGCTTTCCTCGCCAACGCCGTCGCCGCAGGTGCACAGGAGTGCGGCACCGACGTCACCCGCGTCGGTGTCGCGTCGACGCCCACTATCGCGAGAAGCGTCGCCGAGTTCGATGCCGACGCCGGCGTCGTCATCACCGCCTCGCACAACCCCGCAACCGACAACGGTATCAAACTCTGGACCCCGAGCGGACAGGCGTTCGACGCCGAGCGCCGCGCGGCCATCGAAGAGCGCATCAGCGAGGAGTCGTTCGAGCGCGCCGACTGGAAAGGCGTGGGAGTCGAGCGCGAGCGAACCGACGCCATCGAGAATCACGTTTCGGCGATTGTCGCCGCCGTCGACCTCGACGGGGGGCTCTCGGTCGTCGTCGATGCCGGGAACGGACCCGGCGCGCTGACCGCGGACGCGCTCTCGGAACTCGGCTGTGGGGTGACGACGCTGAACGCCCAACCCGACGGAAGCTTCCCGGGTCGGCCGAGCGAACCCACGGCGGAGAACTGCCAGACACTCTGTTCTGTCGTCGCCTCCACGGACGCCGACCTCGGTATCGCCCACGACGGCGACGCCGACCGAATGATGGCCGTCACCGAGAACGGGGAGTTCGTCCCCGGCGACCACCTGCTGGCGCTGTTCGGTCGCCGCGCCGCCGGCGACGGCGAGCGCGTCGCCGCGCCGCTGAACACGAGCCTCGCCGTCGACGATGCGCTCTCACCGCAAGGCGCGACCGTCGAACGGACACCCGTCGGCGACGTGTACGTCGCCGAGGCCGCGAGTTCCCCCGCCGTCGCTTTCGGCGGTGAACCGAGCGGCGCGTGGATCTGGCCCGACGAGACGCTCTGCCCCGACGGTCCCCTCGCCGCGGTGAAACTCGCCGAACTCGTGAGCGCCGAAGGCTCGCTCGAGACGCTACTCGGCGAACTGCCGCGCTACCCGACGCTCCGCGACAGCGTGGAAGTCGAGGACAAGACGGCAGCGATGGCGGCGGTTGCTCGGCGCGTCCACGACGAGTTCGACGAGGTGGACGAGATGGACGGTGTGCGCGTCGCACTAGAGGATGGGTGGTTCCTCGTTCGCGCCAGCGGGACGCAGCCGCTGGTCCGCGTGACGGCGGAGGCGCGCGACGAAACCCGCGCACAGGAACTGTTCGACGAAGCGTACGCGATGGTCGCCGACGCTGCGAACGCGGCTGAGTAG
- a CDS encoding helix-turn-helix transcriptional regulator — protein MHRRATFVLLAFFLVTSAVAPPATAFSGTRADGTAAASTPQSMAAMQQSFDSSEVQIVVREDGSARWTFHYEQTLANESERQNFRAFADEFNNSETPLYNGFKSESESLVVSGANATERPMDARNHTRQAYVTDSLGNSIGVVEMSFTWTNFAQTEDDGTVTVGDVFEGGLYISENQSLVIESDEELEFKNVTPPGTQSNTSSLPASDSVTWMGEHRFTDNRPQVVFVPDGTQTIVAGGEDGDGEGANGTDDDATTTPIGSGGGSMWLAGAVLAIFGGVVAALWYRRGREETVEPVGSETGDGAEAAAAAPPRPSVSDEELLSDEDRVISMLESHGGRMRQVRIVEETEWSKSKVSMLLSEMEDEGLISKLRVGRENVISLDGHEPEAAKSPFDEE, from the coding sequence ATGCACCGTCGGGCAACGTTCGTCCTGCTCGCATTCTTCCTCGTCACGTCGGCGGTAGCGCCGCCAGCGACGGCGTTTTCGGGGACGAGAGCCGACGGAACCGCCGCCGCATCGACGCCGCAGTCGATGGCGGCGATGCAACAGTCGTTCGACAGTAGCGAAGTCCAAATCGTCGTCCGCGAAGACGGGTCCGCTCGGTGGACGTTCCACTACGAGCAGACGTTGGCGAACGAGTCGGAGCGACAGAACTTCCGGGCGTTCGCCGACGAGTTCAACAACAGCGAGACGCCGCTGTACAACGGGTTCAAGAGCGAGTCGGAGTCGCTCGTCGTAAGCGGTGCCAACGCCACCGAGCGGCCGATGGACGCTCGAAACCACACCCGTCAGGCGTACGTGACCGACAGTCTCGGCAACTCGATCGGCGTCGTCGAGATGTCGTTCACGTGGACTAACTTCGCCCAGACGGAAGACGACGGGACCGTCACCGTCGGTGACGTCTTCGAAGGCGGGCTATACATCAGCGAGAACCAGTCGCTCGTCATCGAGTCCGACGAGGAACTCGAATTCAAGAACGTCACGCCACCGGGCACCCAGTCGAACACGAGTTCGCTTCCGGCGAGCGACTCGGTGACGTGGATGGGCGAACATCGATTCACCGACAATCGGCCGCAGGTCGTCTTCGTCCCAGACGGAACCCAGACCATCGTCGCCGGTGGCGAGGACGGCGACGGCGAGGGAGCCAACGGGACCGACGACGACGCGACGACGACGCCCATCGGGAGCGGGGGCGGGAGTATGTGGCTCGCAGGGGCGGTTCTGGCCATCTTCGGCGGCGTCGTCGCCGCGCTGTGGTACCGCCGCGGCCGCGAGGAGACGGTCGAACCGGTCGGGTCGGAGACCGGAGACGGAGCCGAGGCGGCCGCCGCCGCCCCGCCGAGACCGTCCGTCTCCGACGAGGAGTTGCTCTCCGACGAGGACCGCGTCATCTCGATGCTCGAATCCCACGGCGGCCGGATGCGACAGGTCCGCATCGTCGAAGAGACTGAGTGGTCGAAGTCGAAGGTGAGCATGCTGCTCTCGGAGATGGAAGACGAGGGCCTCATCTCGAAACTCCGCGTCGGACGTGAGAACGTCATCAGCCTCGACGGCCACGAACCCGAGGCGGCGAAGTCGCCGTTCGACGAGGAGTGA
- a CDS encoding sialidase family protein, which produces MSSNGQVRDFSTFYREYARGGVHAASAAAMTAFGLLTIYHEAFAVLALLSYVVPALYVYAERNNGDERESDAEVARSAGTDRSDASTAETSSASVEEDERSERRKDDSQREQRKQGEQSERGGRSERDGPRPSTPDDVEIDASSADVAANAGSADDEGTVDPEDWVSVDSPVNVDLSDVVAAGGGAYAVGEDGYVLVRTDDGWATVLEDGPGADGENLTGVDVSDDGRAVWLAGDGGALGRIDTASDRHTDHSAPGGDTSTVTAVAVVGDAGAETVVLANGSGEVRRGEYDGERVRWGEPVKPGSGSSIAAVSFADAERGYLADTNGSVFRTTDGGETYDVLGIGDAGTLTAVAPVVGEESAANAEAFVTEDDGTIRRYDGAQWTPVRPTEEGLWAIAVEPRTDRVVAVAVGEHGTVLERDGGDWKRRETSPDETLRGVGVAADRRVAVGDDGTILERRRAHRPTE; this is translated from the coding sequence ATGTCGTCGAACGGCCAGGTACGTGACTTCTCGACGTTCTACCGGGAGTACGCCCGTGGCGGTGTCCACGCCGCCAGCGCCGCCGCGATGACCGCGTTCGGGCTACTCACGATCTACCACGAAGCGTTCGCCGTACTGGCGCTCCTGTCGTACGTCGTTCCGGCGCTCTACGTGTACGCCGAACGAAACAACGGAGACGAGCGGGAGTCCGACGCCGAGGTCGCTCGCAGCGCCGGAACGGATCGCTCGGACGCTTCGACAGCCGAGACGTCGTCCGCGTCGGTCGAGGAAGACGAACGGAGCGAACGAAGGAAGGACGACAGCCAGCGCGAACAGCGCAAACAAGGCGAACAGAGCGAGCGCGGTGGACGTAGTGAGCGCGATGGACCTCGACCGTCGACCCCCGACGACGTCGAGATTGACGCGAGTAGTGCTGATGTCGCCGCCAACGCGGGTAGCGCGGACGACGAGGGTACTGTGGACCCCGAAGACTGGGTGAGCGTCGACTCCCCCGTGAACGTCGACCTCTCCGACGTCGTCGCCGCCGGCGGCGGTGCGTACGCGGTCGGCGAAGACGGCTACGTCCTCGTGCGGACCGACGACGGATGGGCGACGGTGCTCGAAGACGGCCCCGGCGCGGACGGCGAGAACCTGACCGGCGTCGACGTCAGCGACGACGGTCGGGCGGTCTGGCTCGCAGGCGACGGTGGGGCGCTCGGAAGGATTGACACCGCGTCGGACCGACACACCGATCACTCCGCACCGGGCGGGGACACGAGCACGGTGACGGCCGTCGCCGTCGTCGGGGACGCGGGCGCGGAGACGGTCGTGTTGGCGAACGGGTCGGGGGAGGTCCGCCGCGGCGAGTACGACGGCGAGCGGGTTCGATGGGGAGAACCGGTGAAGCCCGGCAGCGGGTCCAGTATCGCGGCCGTCTCCTTCGCGGACGCGGAACGCGGCTACCTCGCGGACACGAACGGGTCGGTGTTTCGGACGACTGACGGCGGGGAGACGTACGACGTCCTCGGCATCGGCGACGCCGGAACGCTGACCGCCGTTGCACCGGTCGTCGGAGAAGAGTCGGCCGCGAACGCCGAAGCGTTCGTCACCGAAGACGACGGGACGATTCGCCGGTACGACGGCGCACAGTGGACGCCCGTCCGGCCAACCGAGGAGGGCCTCTGGGCGATAGCGGTCGAGCCGCGGACGGACCGGGTCGTCGCCGTCGCCGTCGGCGAACACGGGACGGTGCTCGAACGCGACGGCGGCGACTGGAAGCGCCGGGAGACGTCGCCCGACGAGACGCTCCGCGGCGTCGGCGTCGCGGCGGACCGACGAGTCGCCGTCGGCGACGACGGAACGATACTCGAACGGCGACGGGCGCACAGACCGACGGAGTGA
- the glmS gene encoding glutamine--fructose-6-phosphate transaminase (isomerizing), translating into MCGIIARVGRSDSVGALVSGLESLEYRGYDSAGVAVKNGTGIKVHKRSGKVSELKNAIRGAEPSGNVGIGHTRWSTHGAPTDDNAHPHTDESGRVAVVHNGVIENYEELKANLEAEGVEFVSDTDTEVVPHLIASHLAEVGTPEEAFRRTVSELDGSYAIAAIVDGFEAVYAARQGSPLVLGLDEGEYFLASDVPAFLEHTADVVYLEDGDMAVVEPDSVTMTTVTGEPVSRDIDTVDWDPEDAGKGSYDHYMLKEIHNQPTSLANTVEGRTDDEGVTLAEIDAFEDVSEVQFVACGTSYHAALYGARLLNAAGVRARAFRASEYGTSDPITDETLVVAVTQSGETADTLGALERAAAEGARTVAVTNVQGSTASREADETLLVRAGPEIGVAATKTFSSQVAALCLLSHRIGEDVTGDLPWDDPTAFFESLRSLPADVRGVLDADRAHELADRYLGSEAFFFIGRGLGYSVAVEGALKFKEITYEHAEGFASGELKHGPLALVTPQTPVFAVFTGTDDQKTLTNAKEAQTRGAPIVAVAPEGHPAVDAADAHLPIPDTDPALAGLLANVQLQLVSYHTANLLGRSIDKPRNLAKSVTVE; encoded by the coding sequence ATGTGCGGCATCATCGCCCGAGTCGGCCGTTCCGACTCCGTCGGCGCGTTGGTCTCCGGACTGGAGAGCCTGGAGTACCGAGGCTACGACTCCGCCGGCGTCGCGGTGAAGAACGGCACCGGCATCAAGGTCCACAAGCGCTCCGGGAAGGTCTCGGAACTGAAGAACGCGATTCGCGGCGCAGAACCGAGCGGTAACGTCGGTATCGGTCACACCCGCTGGAGCACTCACGGCGCGCCGACCGACGACAACGCTCACCCCCACACCGACGAGTCCGGCCGCGTCGCCGTCGTTCACAACGGCGTCATCGAGAACTACGAGGAACTCAAGGCGAACCTCGAAGCCGAGGGCGTCGAGTTCGTCAGCGACACCGACACGGAGGTCGTCCCGCATCTCATCGCTTCGCACCTCGCCGAGGTCGGCACGCCCGAGGAGGCGTTCCGCCGCACCGTCAGCGAACTCGACGGGAGCTACGCCATCGCGGCCATCGTCGACGGGTTCGAAGCCGTATACGCCGCCCGGCAGGGGTCGCCGCTCGTGCTCGGACTCGACGAGGGCGAGTACTTCCTCGCCAGCGACGTGCCCGCGTTCCTCGAACACACCGCCGACGTCGTCTACCTCGAAGACGGCGACATGGCCGTCGTCGAACCCGACAGCGTCACGATGACCACCGTCACCGGCGAACCCGTCTCCCGCGACATCGACACCGTCGATTGGGACCCCGAAGACGCCGGCAAAGGCTCCTACGACCATTACATGCTCAAGGAGATTCACAACCAGCCGACGTCGCTGGCGAACACGGTCGAAGGTCGAACCGACGACGAGGGCGTGACGCTCGCCGAGATAGACGCGTTCGAGGACGTCTCGGAGGTCCAGTTCGTCGCCTGCGGAACGTCGTACCACGCGGCGCTGTACGGTGCGCGACTGCTCAACGCTGCGGGCGTCCGCGCCCGCGCCTTCCGCGCGAGCGAGTACGGCACCTCCGACCCAATCACCGACGAGACGCTCGTCGTCGCAGTCACGCAGAGCGGCGAGACGGCCGACACGCTCGGCGCGCTCGAACGCGCGGCAGCGGAGGGCGCCCGAACCGTCGCGGTCACGAACGTCCAAGGGTCGACCGCCTCCCGCGAGGCCGACGAAACGCTTCTCGTCCGCGCCGGACCCGAAATCGGCGTCGCCGCGACGAAGACGTTCTCCTCGCAGGTCGCGGCGCTCTGTCTGCTCAGCCACCGCATCGGCGAGGACGTCACCGGCGACCTGCCGTGGGACGACCCGACGGCGTTCTTCGAGTCGCTGCGCTCGCTGCCCGCGGACGTCCGCGGGGTGCTCGACGCTGACCGCGCCCACGAACTCGCCGACCGCTACCTCGGCAGCGAGGCGTTCTTCTTCATCGGCCGCGGCCTCGGCTACTCCGTCGCCGTCGAGGGCGCGCTGAAGTTCAAGGAGATCACGTACGAACACGCCGAGGGGTTCGCCTCCGGCGAACTGAAACACGGTCCGCTGGCGCTCGTCACGCCTCAGACGCCGGTGTTCGCGGTGTTCACCGGCACCGACGACCAGAAGACGCTGACGAACGCCAAGGAGGCGCAAACCCGCGGTGCGCCCATCGTCGCCGTCGCCCCCGAGGGCCACCCGGCCGTCGACGCCGCCGACGCCCACCTGCCCATCCCGGATACCGACCCCGCGCTGGCCGGCCTGCTCGCGAACGTTCAACTCCAACTGGTGTCGTACCACACCGCGAACCTGCTGGGTCGCTCCATCGACAAACCGCGGAACCTCGCAAAGAGCGTCACCGTCGAGTAG
- a CDS encoding rhodanese-like domain-containing protein — translation MPSKDTTRRRYVQALGVAAAVGVAGCASSEDDESTATSTDESSTQTDEPTATETDAAANQTTDAATEEPDDASSSFEDLDGPRNGDDLPEETTPRDGYPPEFETVPSERSVDTGRFPTNRVERDSGVVNVPLVPADVAYYWYARGEARIVDARSAAAYDVSHVFGAVQSIAPDGVERNDPTTDWPKSDRIVVYCDCPNYLSSQRAATLIENGYTNVYAIEEGYRAWVDSEYPMAGSDTDRSVEVRTITGQTDPEHADEGAWAYHEASGQQEASKIQSDGSYELELRWVDVADDDEVTVETPGYTITDSLGAITSAEITTEGELSTGDDSGSGNDTTNALLRRLLG, via the coding sequence ATGCCATCGAAAGATACTACCCGCCGTCGATACGTCCAGGCGCTCGGGGTTGCGGCAGCCGTCGGCGTCGCGGGCTGTGCGTCCTCCGAGGACGACGAGAGCACGGCGACGTCCACCGACGAGTCGTCGACGCAGACCGACGAACCGACCGCCACCGAAACCGACGCGGCGGCGAATCAGACGACCGACGCCGCCACCGAGGAACCCGACGACGCGTCCAGTTCGTTCGAGGACCTCGACGGGCCGAGAAACGGCGACGACCTACCGGAGGAGACGACCCCGCGCGACGGCTACCCCCCGGAGTTCGAGACGGTTCCCTCGGAGCGCTCCGTCGACACGGGGCGATTCCCGACGAACCGCGTCGAACGGGACTCGGGCGTGGTCAACGTCCCGCTGGTCCCGGCCGACGTCGCGTACTACTGGTACGCGCGAGGCGAGGCGCGCATCGTCGACGCGCGGAGCGCGGCCGCCTACGACGTCTCGCACGTGTTCGGCGCGGTTCAGAGCATCGCTCCCGACGGGGTAGAGCGCAACGACCCGACGACCGACTGGCCGAAATCCGACCGCATCGTCGTCTACTGCGACTGTCCGAACTACCTCTCCTCGCAGCGCGCGGCGACGCTCATCGAGAACGGCTACACGAACGTGTACGCCATCGAAGAGGGGTACCGCGCGTGGGTCGATAGCGAGTACCCGATGGCCGGTTCCGACACGGACCGTTCGGTGGAAGTCCGGACTATCACCGGCCAGACCGACCCCGAACACGCCGACGAGGGCGCGTGGGCGTACCACGAAGCGTCCGGCCAGCAGGAAGCCTCGAAGATACAGTCCGACGGCAGCTACGAACTCGAACTCCGCTGGGTCGACGTCGCCGACGACGACGAGGTGACCGTCGAGACACCCGGTTACACCATCACCGACTCGCTCGGCGCGATTACGAGCGCCGAAATCACTACCGAAGGCGAACTCTCGACCGGTGACGACAGCGGGTCGGGGAACGATACCACGAACGCCCTCTTGCGGCGATTGCTCGGGTAG
- a CDS encoding DUF7344 domain-containing protein, which yields MTVTESDNTTRLEPPQLESEAPLSKDKLFHILQNRRRRDVLWYLRGTEGSVRMRDIAEQVAAWENDTTVEALMSDQRQRVYIALYQEHLPKLDEDGVIDYNKSRGVVERNDVADQFDPYLTNEIVEEVTPSGPATPGVDAPESASWQKYSIGVSGVGALALLGITFDAPVLGQSGGLAVGLIAVMLAVATVAYALAGYSRSASSPNSGGD from the coding sequence ATGACAGTCACAGAGTCCGATAACACAACCCGGCTCGAGCCCCCCCAACTGGAGTCGGAAGCCCCTCTGTCGAAAGACAAACTGTTCCACATCCTCCAGAACCGTCGACGCCGCGACGTGCTCTGGTACCTCCGCGGAACTGAAGGTTCCGTCCGCATGCGCGACATTGCAGAACAGGTCGCCGCGTGGGAGAACGACACCACGGTTGAAGCGTTGATGTCCGACCAGCGCCAGCGCGTGTACATCGCTCTCTACCAGGAACACCTCCCGAAACTGGACGAAGACGGCGTTATCGACTACAACAAGAGTCGCGGTGTCGTCGAGCGAAACGACGTCGCCGACCAGTTCGACCCCTACCTGACGAACGAGATCGTCGAGGAGGTCACCCCATCTGGGCCCGCAACCCCGGGGGTCGACGCCCCGGAATCGGCCTCGTGGCAGAAGTACTCGATCGGTGTTTCGGGTGTCGGCGCGCTCGCGCTCCTCGGAATCACCTTCGATGCTCCCGTACTCGGTCAGTCCGGGGGTCTCGCGGTGGGACTCATCGCAGTAATGCTCGCCGTCGCCACCGTCGCGTACGCCCTCGCCGGATACTCCCGTTCTGCTTCCTCCCCTAACTCGGGCGGCGACTGA
- a CDS encoding metal-dependent hydrolase family protein encodes MHVLTGGLVSDVDGTREADVAVENGEIVAVGDVPEGNSQTDISGRVVAPGLIDTHVHVMMDGRPDVSTTFGDSPYAASYRAVSNLRAAVEAGVTTVRDLGSRGTLALDAGTAVDDGVLTGPRVLGAGENIVMTGGHGHAFGCEADGPDEVLKGARQQLKRGADVVKCMATGGVLTEGAVTGSSELTEAELRSAVEAASAKGVPTAAHAHGEEGIKNAVRAGISSVEHGTFMDREAAEMMAEHGTYWVPTASALVNIVEHGVEAGIPEEAVAKAEDAVSRFEHAWEHALEAGVDIAMGTDAGTPFNRFGDIPRELELMVDYGLEPNAALAAATVNAAELVGREDLGRVAEGYRADLVVLETDPNDDATAWQSPTVVFANGERVS; translated from the coding sequence ATGCACGTACTGACTGGTGGGTTAGTCTCGGACGTCGACGGGACGCGGGAAGCGGACGTCGCCGTCGAGAACGGCGAAATCGTCGCCGTCGGCGACGTTCCCGAGGGTAACAGCCAGACGGACATCTCCGGGCGGGTCGTCGCGCCGGGTCTGATAGACACACACGTCCACGTCATGATGGACGGCCGTCCCGACGTGAGCACGACGTTCGGCGACAGTCCGTACGCCGCGAGCTACCGGGCGGTGTCGAACCTCCGGGCGGCCGTCGAGGCGGGCGTGACGACGGTTCGCGACCTGGGGAGTCGCGGGACGCTGGCGCTCGACGCCGGGACGGCCGTCGACGACGGCGTGCTCACCGGACCGCGAGTGCTCGGAGCGGGGGAGAACATCGTCATGACCGGTGGCCACGGTCACGCTTTCGGATGCGAAGCCGATGGTCCCGACGAGGTGCTGAAGGGCGCGCGTCAGCAACTAAAACGCGGCGCGGACGTCGTCAAGTGCATGGCGACCGGCGGCGTACTGACCGAGGGCGCGGTGACCGGGTCGTCCGAACTCACGGAGGCAGAACTGCGCTCGGCCGTGGAGGCGGCGAGCGCCAAGGGCGTCCCGACCGCGGCGCACGCGCACGGCGAGGAAGGCATCAAGAACGCGGTTCGCGCGGGAATTTCGAGCGTCGAGCACGGGACGTTCATGGACCGCGAGGCGGCAGAGATGATGGCGGAGCACGGCACGTACTGGGTCCCGACGGCGAGCGCTCTCGTCAACATCGTCGAGCACGGCGTCGAGGCGGGCATCCCCGAGGAAGCCGTCGCGAAAGCCGAAGACGCGGTGTCACGCTTCGAACACGCGTGGGAGCACGCGCTGGAGGCGGGCGTCGACATCGCGATGGGAACTGACGCGGGGACGCCGTTCAACCGGTTCGGCGACATCCCGCGCGAACTCGAACTGATGGTCGACTACGGTCTCGAACCGAACGCCGCGCTGGCGGCGGCGACGGTGAACGCGGCGGAACTCGTCGGCCGCGAGGACCTCGGCCGCGTCGCCGAGGGATACCGCGCCGACCTCGTCGTGCTCGAAACCGACCCGAACGACGACGCGACGGCGTGGCAGTCACCGACGGTAGTGTTCGCGAACGGGGAACGGGTCAGCTAA
- a CDS encoding helix-turn-helix transcriptional regulator, which produces MPVATAANASALSASEPTTLPQTAPPSDNSSLGEIRFSEEGTVRWDGEQLYVWRNESSTLSTRFHNTGERSLYEFCAYAEDDDGKQVELDCQQMNVDPNGSRKVVFEFQRYPPNVSGERNVTVVATRGFGDEEAVSTTTTSRIFVEKSGDYDGDGLSNEREAELETDMNSQDTDGDGLSDRREVTKYQSSPLSSDTDDDGLRDQQEVYLGTNVTDPDTDGDGLSDGAEVDEHGTDPLVPDSDGDGLTDSEELALDTDPTEEDTDGDGLHDGAEVNGHNTDPLAADTDDDGINDSAEVGLYGTNPLRADSDGDGFSDRAELRLGTNPTNPATTVGFAGLALAVLAGVGVWYRRSDHSVATAVRRRGSDLVAAVRSPSDSEQRVVEADPGADDPSAAPPFDSQIPLSDDGRVLRMLHEESGRLRQSEIVERTDWSKSKVSRLLSRMEEEGKLTKINVGRENVIALTDETPDWADSALR; this is translated from the coding sequence GTGCCCGTCGCCACGGCGGCGAACGCGTCGGCGCTGTCGGCGTCCGAGCCGACGACTCTCCCGCAGACGGCCCCTCCGAGCGACAACTCCTCGCTCGGCGAGATCCGCTTCTCGGAGGAAGGGACAGTCCGATGGGACGGCGAGCAGTTGTACGTCTGGCGCAACGAGTCGAGCACGCTCTCGACGCGCTTTCACAACACCGGAGAGCGCTCGCTCTACGAGTTCTGTGCGTACGCCGAGGACGATGACGGCAAACAGGTCGAACTCGACTGCCAGCAGATGAACGTCGACCCGAACGGGTCGAGAAAGGTCGTCTTCGAGTTCCAACGGTACCCGCCGAACGTCTCCGGCGAGCGGAACGTCACCGTCGTCGCGACTCGCGGGTTCGGCGACGAGGAGGCGGTCTCGACGACGACCACCAGCCGTATCTTCGTCGAAAAGTCGGGCGACTACGACGGTGACGGCCTCTCGAACGAACGGGAGGCGGAACTCGAGACCGACATGAACTCGCAGGACACCGACGGCGACGGGCTGAGCGACCGTCGGGAGGTCACGAAGTACCAGTCTTCGCCGCTCTCCAGCGACACCGACGACGACGGCCTCCGCGACCAGCAGGAGGTATATCTCGGAACGAACGTCACGGACCCCGATACTGACGGTGACGGCCTCTCCGACGGCGCGGAGGTGGACGAACACGGGACCGACCCGCTCGTTCCCGACAGCGACGGCGACGGCCTCACCGACAGCGAGGAGCTCGCGTTGGACACCGACCCCACCGAGGAAGACACCGACGGCGACGGACTCCACGACGGCGCGGAAGTGAACGGACACAACACCGACCCGCTCGCCGCCGACACCGACGACGACGGGATCAACGACAGCGCAGAGGTCGGCCTCTACGGGACGAACCCGCTCCGGGCCGACAGCGACGGCGACGGCTTCTCCGACCGTGCGGAGCTTCGGCTGGGAACGAACCCGACGAACCCGGCGACGACGGTCGGATTCGCCGGACTGGCGCTCGCGGTCCTCGCCGGCGTCGGCGTCTGGTACCGGCGCAGCGACCACAGCGTCGCGACGGCGGTCAGGAGACGCGGTAGCGACCTCGTCGCGGCGGTCCGAAGCCCATCCGACTCCGAACAGCGCGTCGTCGAGGCCGACCCCGGCGCCGACGACCCGAGCGCCGCACCCCCGTTCGACTCGCAGATTCCGCTCTCGGACGACGGCCGCGTGCTGCGGATGCTCCACGAGGAGAGCGGCCGACTCAGGCAGAGCGAAATCGTCGAACGTACCGACTGGTCGAAGTCGAAGGTGAGTCGCCTGCTCTCGCGGATGGAAGAGGAGGGGAAACTCACGAAGATAAACGTCGGCCGCGAGAACGTCATCGCGCTCACCGACGAGACGCCCGACTGGGCCGACTCGGCGCTCCGGTGA